The proteins below are encoded in one region of Ficedula albicollis isolate OC2 unplaced genomic scaffold, FicAlb1.5 N00738, whole genome shotgun sequence:
- the LOC101807679 gene encoding protocadherin alpha-3-like, translating into MRWGAVLQLLVLQAAWALAGGQVRYSVPEEAKAGTVVGRLAQDLGLEAGEAEARRLRLVAQGRRASVEVSGASGALLVSSRLDREELCGKSAPCALRLEVLLERPLRVFHVQLEVTDINDNAPVFPAARGIPMHRLVLTASDGGRPSLTGTMELVISVLDANDNAPQFNQSLYKVQLSENASVGTLVARMNATDAEEGTVVARMNATDPDEGSNKEFSYSILSSIPIGKKELFTIDAKTGEIRLTGTLDFEDVRLHELQIEATDKGTPPLSGHCKVDKALEGSERGTLLITLSASDPDEGINSDITYLFSRRVSTNVKDMFTIDENTGEIRLQGKLDYEEIDSYEIPVEARDKGSPPLSGHCSVELQVLDVNDNAPNRAEVKMSQEDSEHDTPGKKGIPKCSRERNDNAPSFAQAVYTVLARENNAAGAELARLWARDPDEAGNGRVSYSLWEGGAGGGGAAPPSGWGAASSYVALDAESGRLWALQPLDYEQLQVLQFEVRAVDAGEPPLCGNATVQLFVLDENDNAPALLPPAGSAAEAGAVAAEAAAGGGPRHRLLIVVRDHGEPARSATATLSVSLLEPAEAALAAAAGSSAASGSRSAAPVELGAAAAAAATNVWLVVAICAVSSLFLLALVLYGASRWAPRAAVLSAPGPTTLVCASEVGSWSYSQRHSRSLCVADGAPKSDLMVFSPNFPPPPPGAAPKDTQPEPSALLDTVSDTAFPRCLLCSFSSSPWVAAV; encoded by the exons ATGCGGTGGGGAGccgtgctgcagctgctggtgctgcaggcgGCGTGGGCGCTGGCGGGCGGGCAGGTGCGCTACTCGGTGCCGGAGGAAGCCAAGGCCGGCACGGTGGT GGGCCGTCTGGCGCAGGACCTGGGCCTGGAGGCGGGCGAGGCGGAGGCGCGGCGGCTGCGGCTGGTGGCGCAGGGCCGGCGGGCGAGCGTGGAGGTGAGCGGGGCGAGCGGCGCGCTGCTGGTGAGCTCGCGGCTGGACCGCGAGGAGCTGTGCGGCAAGAGCGCGCCGTGCGCGCTGCgcctggaggtgctgctggagcgGCCGCTGCGCGTCTTCCATGTGCAGCTCGAGGTCACCGACATCAACGACAATGCCCCCGTCTTCCCcgccgcccgg gggATTCCCATGCACCGCTTGGTGCTGACGGCGAGTGACGGGGGCCGGCCGTCTCTGACAGGCACCATGGAGCTGGTGATCTCGGTGCTGGATGCGAACGACAACGCGCCCCAGTTTAACCAGTCGTTGTATAAAGTGCAGCTGTCGGAAAATGCTTCCGTCGGGACGCTCGTGGCGCGAATGAATGCAACGGATGCGGAAGAGGGGACGGTCGTAGCGCGCATGAATGCTACGGATCCGGACGAAGGAAGCAATAAGGAGTTTTCTTACAGCATCTTGAGTTCGATTCCTATCGGTAAGAAAGAACTATTTACTATTGACGCCAAGACGGGCGAAATCAGACTGACGGGTACTTTGGACTTCGAAGACGTTCGTTTACACGAGCTGCAAATAGAAGCGACAGATAAAGGGACACCCCCACTGTCGGGTCACTGCAAGGTGGATAAAGCCTTAGAAGGTTCAGAGCGTGGGACTCTGTTAATCACGCTAAGTGCCAGCGATCCTGACGAAGGTATCAATAGTGATATCACATATTTGTTTAGTAGGCGTGTTAGTACAAATGTTAAGGACATGTTCACTATCGACGAAAACACAGGAGAAATCAGACTTCAAGGCAAATTAGACTATGAAGAGATAGATAGTTACGAGATCCCTGTAGAGGCAAGGGACAAAGGCTCCCCACCACTGTCGGGTCACTGCAGCGTGGAATTGCAGGTGCTGGACGTGAACGACAACGCGCCCAACAGGGCAGAGGTGAAAATGTCACAGGAAGACTCAGAGCATGacactcctggaaaaaaaggaataccCAAGTGCA GCAGAGAGAGGAACGACAACGCGCCGTCGTTCGCGCAGGCCGTGTACACGGTGCTGGCGCGGGAGAACAACGCGGCGGGCGCGGAGCTGGCGCGGCTGTGGGCGCGGGACCCGGACGAGGCGGGCAACGGGCGCGTCAGCTACTCGCTGTGGGAGGGCGGCgcgggcggcggcggggccgcgCCTCCGAGCGGCTGGGGAGCGGCGTCGAGCTACGTGGCGCTGGACGCGGAGAGCGGGCGCCTGTGGGCGCTGCAGCCCTTGGACTAcgagcagctgcaggtgctgcagttCGAGGTGCGCGCGGTGGACGCGGGGGAGCCGCCGCTCTGCGGCAACGCCACGGTGCAGCTCTTCGTGCTGGACGAGAACGACAACGCGCCGGCGCTGCTGCCGCCCGCGGGCTCGGCGGCGGAGGCGGGCGCCGTGGCGGCCGAGGcagcggcg gggggaggcccTCGCCACAGGCTGCTCATCGTCGTGCGCGACCACGGCGAGCCGGCGCGCTCGGCCACGGCCACGCTCAGCGTCTCGCTGCTCGAGCCCGCCGAGGCGGCGCTGGCCGCGGCCGCGGGATCCTCGGCGGCGTCGGGCTCGCGCTCGGCGGCGCCCGTGGAGCTCGGCGCCGCTGCGGCCGCTGCGGCCACCAACGTGTGGCTGGTGGTGGCCATCTGCGCCGTGTCCAGCCTCTTCCTGCTGGCGCTGGTGCTCTACGGGGCGTCGCGCTGGGCGCCGCGGGCGGCCGTGCTCTCGGCGCCCGGGCCCACGACGCTCGTGTGCGCCAGCGAAGTGGGCAGCTGGTCGTACTCGCAGCGCCACAGCCGCAGCCTGTGCGTGGCGGACGGCGCGCCCAAGAGCGACCTCATGGTTTTCAGCCCCAACTTCCCTCCGCCGCCGCCCGGCGCCGCGCCCAAGGACACGCAGCCGGAGCCCTCCGCTCTCCTCGACACGGTCAGTGACACTGCCTTCCCTCGTTGtcttctctgctctttctcATCCTCCCCCTGGGTAGCTGCTGTTTGA